The genomic interval aggggtggcgaaatctcaaaaaactatacttgtccacggacaaccatttaggaaatttaacttgcccgttgctgaactacacttgtccgttcatgtttatataaatataaacgcatttattgattaatgttaaataatgtggaatatatcaaaatgagtaagatttgcttgttttgtttataattgtattttaatggtacattcattatagcagtatattataaacaatataaagactttctcaaactttaaatcttgcgaagctagtgttattaaaacatgtgctgaacataagtacattgtaatcttaacaaattaaactagtccaatatgtggacctcatcagactgaggctccgctactggtagcattttgattatataaactggtagCCATTGAAAATCGGTTAGCCaatatcataatctttcttagttttttgggaggtgggctgctcaaagcttcgggtttctgctccgttgttaagattaaaaaaaaagtttcatctttaccattaaagttgtcttgaataacaaggtagaccgtgttttgattatcttagattgatactttttatttccgtctgattgtaaaaataaagaaaccagtctgtacactgtctaacagtcgggccgaatgttgaaaatgcggcatgctcccggtctcatatagaataagggagatcactgcgcaggaaagtgcacgtattttagcttgattgctccgcaaatagcactgacaatgtaatcgcgtgtcaacatccggttttgtaaaacttaattatggctttaatacattgtatttttgtatacctgtacgcgacttttaaaaaacttgttgtccacggacaaattaattgaaaaaagtcagttgcccagacaagcaaatgtacgactcgggcaactcggacatttgatttcgccacccctgacatGATAATCACCTTTTCGCTAAAATAAAATCCTTGACTAAATAAATTTTTGATAATTTTCCGTAATATCAACCCAGAGGGcataaaaccattattttatttataatttcaaacCTAGCTTGAATAATTCTATAACACACAGTATTCAGATTCCTATTCCACACATTCACGCCGAAGATAAAGAAGCTAGCGGTGAATTCCGTGATTTCCACCGGTCTCTGGAATGATTTCCCCGAAGGCAGCACTCTCTTCCTCCAGGGTCATCATGCCAGCCGCCATGTTGTTGTCCCAGTCCCCGATATCATTCATTCCACTCTCGTAACCACGGAATCCATTGTCCTGTTATTTGAAGATTTTGGTGTGTGAGCACTCCATGATCGTGTTAGCACAAGAAGCATTAGGAATAAATCAGAAACCAGAGGAAAACAGGGGTTAAGCAATAACAGAGTGAAGAAATGCTATGCCAAATAATTTGAAGGAAGAAAAATGAAACCAGTGCAAAAAAAGTGGCAGTGTTCATGTTTCACTTCATGTTACTTCTTATAGTTTTATAGCCAAAGTTCTTTCGAAAACTTTTCATTTACAGCAGCTTATAcatgttgacgtgtgtcaatgaaGCAAACCACTAACATTTAGACAGTGAAAAATTGATTGACAATGCACAAGAAAAATGAATCAGACGTTTGTGAAAAACAGCAAAAGCTATTAAGTAAGCTCTCATGAAGCAAATTGTTTTCAATGAAtggaacacaaataaaaaagataCATACCTGTGCgcatacaaatgtatatttatgtttgttttttaagacAATGACCAATTTAATAATTCTTGTCAGGAAAATTTGAGTACAATTTCACACTCAGATAAATAGAAATTACTTAACAActgtaaaacaagagggcctgaaaggtccaaagtcgctcacctgagattcaaaggaactgacctgttctgtgcagcccaagatgtcattagaacaaaatgttcttaccaactttcatgactagtaaacaccctggcagccacgtttttcaacagaccagaaccattttcatacacatccaagatatcatttaaacaaatgtactgacaaagtttcatgaagattcataagtccatataaggaaaaatgccccgcccactggtggccatgtttttcaagcaactgaaaccattttcgaacttgtccataatatcattgggacaaattttctgacaaagtttcatgatgatcgtacaataaatatggcttctagagtgttaacaaggttaaactaaagctatataagaaaaaatgccacgcccccttggcggccatgtttttccaccaaccggaaccattttcgaactcatccaagatgtcatttagacaaatcatctgactaagtttcatgatgatcgaacaataaatgtggcctctagagtgttaacaaggttttactaaagcatgatatatagccatattaggaaaaatgccccgccccctcgtggccatattttttaagcaaccaaaaccattttcaaacacatccaagatatcattaggacaattcttctgaccaagtttcatgaacatcagaaaataaatgtcgcctctagagtgttaacaaggttttactatagccatataaggaaaaatgccccgccccctggcggccatgtttttcaaccaaccggcatcatttttgaactcgtccaagatattattgggatgaatcttctgaccaagtttcatgaagatcggacaaaaaatgaggcctctagattgttaacaagattttactatagccatatatagcaatataaggaaaaatgccccgccctttggcagccatgtttttcaagcaaacgtaaccattttcgaactcatctaagatatcattgagaccaatcttctgaccaaatttcatgaagattggacaataaatgtagcctctagagtgttcacaaggtttcactacagccataaatagccatataaggaaaaatgccccaccccttggcagccaagtttttcaagcaaacgtaaccattttcgaactcgtccaagatatcatacagaccaatcttctgaccaaatttcatgaagattggacaataaatgtggcctctagagtgttaacaaggttgtactaaagccatataaggaaaactgccccgccccctggcagccatgttttttcactgttttggaccattttggaactcgtccgagatatcaatgaaaccaatgttttgaccaagtttcatgatgattgtgcaaaaattgtgacttctagagttttcacaaggtttctctaaagtcatataaggaatactgccccgcccactggcggccatgtttttcaacggaccggaaccatttttgaactcaaccaacatatcatttagacaaacattttgataaagttacatgaagattgggcatcaaatgtgacttctacaattttcacaatgtttttctttttttttttttagaactagtgaccttgtttttgacccagcatgacccaatttcgaactcagtcgaggtatcaatgggacaaatgttctgaccaaagttcatgaagatcagacaataaaagtggcctctagagtgttcacaaggcaaaatgttgacgacggacgatgCTCGACGGACggtgcacgacggacaaaaggtgatcacaaaagctcaccatgagcatgttgtgctcaggtgagctaaaaaagtattCGGTTTtaagtattaacttatttttgagGTTTTAACTGTTTCATTCaacacaaacatatatttacTTACCTGATTTTGTCCCAGCCCGGACATCATCCTTCTGTCATTTTCCCTCTGCTTTCTCTTGCACTCTATTTCTGCCCTGCGACACTCGTCTATCTTCCGCAGTGCAGCCTTATTTTCTGGCTCCAGTTCATAGGTTTTCTGGAAGTCTTTCAAGGCGTTCTCATGGTCCATGCAGGATAGCTGAGCCTAAAGTTGGGGAGAATTTTCAGACAGTGGGTTCACAACTGCCCCAGGAAAGAGGAGTATAATATttgagaaaatgaaaaaaaataaaaaaggaaataaaagaGGGGCAACCAGTGTCCCTCAAAATGAAAATCTTTCCATAAAGAAATAAGGTAATTTTTATaaagaattattataattattatttttgatttataATACCCTTCCCACGTCCACTGAAAAATTGAAAgttaaagtgttttcaatattatatttataatggctGAACTTATAGAGTTGAATTGAAGATGCACTTTAtgtcaagttgtttttttaaaagattttttttaatccttcAATTGGGAATAAGTAGGTCTTTTTTAGGAAAAAGATGGCCTGAAAGGCCcgaagttgctcacctgagatacaaaagAACTGACCAGTTCTGTGCAGCCcatgatatcattaaaacaaatgttctgtccGTGGAGAGTGAACTATAAATTTAACTTTAAGAGTGCTAAtgaggttttactaaagccatataaggataacttGGCAGCCAGGTTTTTTAACAGACTGGAACTATtccaaactcatccaatatattatttaaaaaaatgttctgaccaattttcttgaagattggaaaacaaaagtgacttttagagtgttaacaagttctTACTATACCCCATATGAGGAAAATGCCTCACCCCCTGGCGGCtagttttttcaaccaaccagaaccattttcaaactcttcaatgatatcattggcacaaatcttctgaccaaatgtcatgaaaatcagacaagaaatgaagcctttgaagtGTTAatgcacaacagacaaaaggcgattacaaaagctcaccatgagccctcaggtaagctaaaacaatataatgtttcaataaaaaatggGCCATTataatcaaatttgaattaaaaataacacTGCATAGAATTGTATGATATTTAGAGActagggacaaaattgtcacaaaaccaggttttcattgtgaaaaaaaaatctgataaagggagaaaactcaaactgaacttttgaaatgaacaaacaaaattaaccccctttgtaagtttgtttttaaaaaaaatctatttttagtcgtggcgaccttgacattggagatattgacgtgattctttcgtgcgacacaccgtcccatgatggtgaacaaatgtgccaaatgattctaaaatctcacaatgaatgacatagttatggccaggacaagctcatttatggccatttttgacctttgaactcaaagtgtgaccttgaccttggagatatcgacgtaattatttcgcgcgacacaccgtccaatgatggtgaacaaatgtgccaaatgattttaaaatctgacaatgaacgacataggtatggcccggacaagcttgttccgcccgcccgcccgccagccagccagcctgcccgcattcgccaatctaataaccagttttttccttcggaaaacctggttaaaaatatacaATGGCATATAATACCATTCCTCGTCTATAATACGCTTTGGGATTGTTTGGATCTGACTTTATGGCTTTGTCACAGCATTCAATGGCCTCTATGAACTTCTCCATCTTAAGATAAGTCTGTGCCAAATTCAGGTTTCCTGTAAACAATAATAGCATGATACTTCCTTGAAAATGTTCCAATTGATAATTccaattgataaatattaaacatatttgctttaaaatcaCTTCCTACAAATCAGAATCCCCTAATATATTCAACCTTAGGTTGTACAGAATACATGCTTTTTAATGGCGCAGCCAGGTCACATGCTTACAGTGTATTTTCAATATAAGGTCAGAATGTGTTTCATTAAAAGTTGTTAAAGTCATTATATCAAAGTTAAAACTTTCAAGATTTCCGCAgttggagacatatgccccccccccaaacagggctttgaactagtgacccctatttcaatagggttcatctactgtccaaggccaatcaatgcacatgtgaagtatcaagccaattggtcaatttgttgacgagttatttatcggaaacattttcaatacttattgtgacagtgaccttgacttttgacctagcgaccccaaTATCAATAGGGGGCATTTACAGCCCAAGGCAtatgcacatatgaagtatcaagctagttggtcaatttgttgatgagttatttaTTGGAAATGGTTTTAATACttattgtaacagtgaccttgacttttgacctagtgaccccaatatcaataggggtcatttactgccAAAGGCCtatgcacatatgaagtatcaagctagttggtcaatttgttgatgagttgtTTATCGAAAATGGTTTTaatacttattgtgacagtgaccttgacttttgacctaatgaccccaatatcaataggggtcatctacttcccaaggccaatgcacatgtgaagtatcaagccaattggtcacattggcgagttattgatcagaaacaaactggtctaccgacagacagacctacagacagacagacctaccgacatccagcaaaacaatataccccctcctcTTCAAAGGGGGGGcatacatattataaaaaaaatagaaacaGAATTAGATCATTAAATGTAGCCTAGCTAAATAAGGCAGAGTTAATTATCTTAAAGCCTGGAAAAGAATGAAACTAGGTAAATTAATTTTATAGCACAATTTTTTAAAGGCCCCCCACATGATGATTTAATAATTTAGCTACTCTCTCTCCCAATATTAGTGTTTTCTGACCTTGAATaatgctacatgtatatatattcagTAAGAAGCAAAGTAGCTTATATTATTCTAATTATAATGTCACAAAGATGCATCCATCCATATTTTTATTCAGGTATAGATTTGACAATCTCAATTAAAACTGCTATAGTAGCTTTGAACTTGAATAATaattatgacctttgacctaggatCTTGCGTATTATGTGCATCATTAAATTGCAAATTAACGACACAATATGATACACATGACAAAGCATTTTAACATTCATCCATACTAAACAATATTATACAGAGAACAAAAGTGTGACAGTTGGTGTCTTACATTTGACATCAGATCTTAAACTGTGACCATAACCCTGGAACTACTTATAGCGCATAACACACAGCGGTTCTCACTTTTGCCAAACTATAGGAAATTATATTGATGCTGGAAAAATGTATGCTCTAGACAAAGTGTTTACCTTTTAGttcaaactgtgaccttgaccttgaaccttggTACCAGGTACCAGTGTATGCCTAGCCGTCACACAATCCTTATCAATCCTACACAAGAACTAAGTCCATgagtcataggtcaaggtcacacttaaactTGAAATATTAAATGTAGGAAATTACCCCAAAACAATTTGTTTAGAGCATTGCTTTGTCCAGCatttatgaaatattaaaattCTTTCAAGTGATGAGCATGATAAAAAATGTCCCTGTAAtactcaacattttatttattgcttCATGATTAATGACCATATGCCAATCTGTCCTCCCACCAACCATTTAAAAAGATTTGAGCCCTGTGTTGTTCCTCCTCCCCCTCCATGCAGTATTCATGTTCCACATACTCTACCATCATCTCATAGAACTTAGCCGCTATTGGATACTCCTCTTTCTGACAAATAAGACAACAAGATTGTTATGCCTGCTAATATCAAGcattatttaacttttttattcaaAAGTTATCAGAAGacgtttatttaataaaattacataaatgttaatgattatgaatgaattaaaaaaatatgaacatgaatGGATAAAAAATATCTACCACAACAAATACAttctgttttttttatgttttacttttcaattgatcacattttaaaGGAACTTAGCAAAtttattttgcataaaaaatatggTTATAACATTATTTCACAAATTCTTAATCTGGAATCTTCAATGATCATTAGCATTTACTGGGATTAAGACAAAAGATCATTATTATTCTATATTCCAAttgaattaaacaatattaaaacaagggctgtttgtatgcccccatatgggctgtcagttgtagtggcagccattatgtgaagacgttttttgtcactgtgaccttgacctttggcctagtgacctgaaaatcattgggagtcatctgccagttatgagcaatgtacctatgatgtttcatgatcctaggccttattattcttgagttatcatcaggaaaccattttactgtttcgagtcactgtgaccttgacctttgacctcgtgacctgaaaatcaataggggtcatctgccagtcatgatcaatgttccaatgaagtttcatgatcctaggcgtaagctttcttgaattatcatctggaaaccattgtacaatttcgagtcactgtgaccttgacctttgacctagtgacctaaaaatcaataggggtcatctgccagtcatgatcaatgtacctatgaagtttcatgaccccaggcataagcattcttgagttatcatccggaaaccattttactatttcgagtcactgtgaccttgacctagtgacctgaaaatcaataggggtcatctgccagtcatggttaatgtatctatgaagtttcatgatcctaggcctaagcgttcttgagttatcatcaggaaaccatctggtggacggaccgatcgaccgaccgaccgtcatgtgcaaaacaatataccccctcttcttcaaagggggggggggggggtgggggggggtggggggcataataaaagaaACTGATTCAACAAAGCGTTTTTATTATATGTTCAAAATTGAGTACCTGGAAATACATGTTGCCCTTTTGTTTGAAGCTGTCACACTTCTCCAACTTTTCTGGATTGTCCATTTCCCAGAAATCACTGTTCTGAAAGCATCAAGTTTGAACAGCTACAGATAAGAAAGAGAGCCTTGATGGCTCTAAAGCGCTTGCATGAGTTTGAGGGTCATGTACACTtattgttgaagacttgacctgaTCACCTCATTTTGTATTCCACTCAaaccagattcaaacatggctttgatattgtcaagataaacattctgacaatgttAACTTAAGATTCAATGGTTAATGTAGCTTCTAGACAGGCAAAAAggcttttctaagatttgaccaatTGACCTTGTCTTTGGACACACTTGACCCAGTTTCAAAGTCGTCCTGGATAAAGCTCAGATAAACATTCGGAAAAAGTTTCATCCAGTCTTAGTCATTTATGTTGCgtataatgttttaatttgtgaacttttttttttttaaacttcaagaTTTAAGCTTGGCCTTGACATACACATTCTGACAAAGTCTCATCAAAATTGAGAAATTCCAATAGATGTTGTCTATACAGTGGTAAAGaggttaaaacctatttattttagctggattgcatTTAAAGCCTAAGACTTATTTGAGACGCTCTTGAGGCCATTTCTGGGGACTTGAACCAGTATTAGGTGTCTATGGGagaaatctaaagaatgctcaGACAtcgatcgaacctgtgacctcccgattgcaaggtagacaccatatccactacaccacaggtAAAGGGGAAACAACACAAGCAGAACTAAGCATGATTATGGATGCAGCCTGATTACAACAGCTCAGGTAAGCTTTCAAAGACATTTTCCATGTTTATATCAATAATATGGTTCAACAATAAAAAAGTTTCTTAAGTTTACAAAAGATATTGATAAACAAAATTGATATGTAAGTACCAACACCCAATAATAGAAGTGCTCTGACTAAATATGTGTGATTTAAATGAAACACATTCAAATACTTCATTGTCAGTTCTTTACATCCagacaaattaaaattaaagataaaaacaaaacctTGCTGTATTGGTGTGGAATAACCAAGAGGCCAAATGTAGCAAATTGTAACAATAAAAAACTTTTGCCAGTTTTCATAAAGGCGGCATTATTTCAACGAGGTTCATAGTGaaccataatacatgtacaatactACTGACTAAATATTAAACCTTTAGACATTTTGGTTGCAGagaattttttaaacattttctatgTAAGTCTATATAATGTATTTGAACCCCTAGGTGATGATATAAAATATAGGGCCATTACATTATCTTACATGCAATATATTGCACATCTTGATATTGTTTTATCAGAGGTCTACAATTTTGCTGAGTAAGTATATACATGTCATAACAATGATAATGTTACACAATTTTCTAGCATGACGTTTGTAAATTTCCACTTTGAGCAGTAAACATTGCACAGGCCCAAATTCATATCATAAGGAATATCACCTTGATAAGTGTATAAGAAATTATCTGGACAAATATTGAGTAGACGGACAGATGAACATATGGTCAGACAAGGTGATTGCAGTATAAACCCTTTTTTCTGCATCTGGGGGTATAGCAAAAAAACGTTCATTAAGACAGTAACCAGCCATATATCCTCAATCTGCTTTAGACAAAAAGTCACCTGTTCAAACTTCACCAATTTTACAATGAAGTGTAGATTCTGGTCAGGAGGAATGTTATATTTGGGAAATCCTTTTTTCCCGTAGGCCTGGTGGGATGCAAAGTACAACCGAGCTATTTCTTCACATTTCCAGCAGATGAGAAGGTCCTGAAGACACAAGAAATAAGCGTCAGTGAAGTAAACAATGAGCCTTCCTCTGTGAAACACACATGTGTTCAGTGCCtaagattagccggtgcagtctgcacaggcttatcacagaagacactttctgcctatacaGGATGTTTGctaagagacttcttttaaacttCTCTTCATAAGCCTAAAGTACAGTAGCTAAAGACACTTCAACGTACAGTTTTTATAGTATTGGCATAgttgcgccagtcaaaaatcataaaaagcaacattttaagttatggtagCCAAAACTAAGAGTACAGAACACTTTAATGAGTAATGAAatgtatgatgcggcgtctcatcagggtctgcgctgtatgcttaaaggaatttctgtaaatatagaaataaatatactagacctccctaattttggaaataaattgatcaaatgtagaaggatgggatagtccacttagcataaatgggttaagaagctGTCACAGTCGGTGTATTAAACATCCCTCAGGCATTGTTGTCAAATGAGTAAGAATATGATTTTATATTAACTAGTAAGAGCTTTGTCACTGACATAAAAGCAATCCCCAACTGGTTTAgtgttaataattatttatgtaaccatagcaaccacaattttggtcagaaaaacaaacttaaataacatgcatattgaATGCCCACACTGAGTTTTAGCACCTTGTGGAAGTAAATTCTGATGAACAACTTGATCCAGATGTTAGTTTTAAAGTATTTCTGTAATTATAGCAACCACATTATTTTGTCCGCAGAAATCATTGAACAATACACTGAGTGTACGGATCCAGATTTAAGTTATCTATTGTTTATGTCACAATCGCAACCATGatgtttttcttattaaaaaaaaacttaaattatgtGAATATAATAACCTATCAATAGGTTAATAATGTTCTGAGATATCACAGGATAACAATTGTGCCCCAAAAACCCACAAACGCACATTCAGAATGACTCCTACCATTTCCGTATCCCAACGCCTTTTGACGAGGAATAATAAAAGAAGAAAATGTGTTGATGGTTAGACTCATTGTTAAAGTTGTCTCATCCTTTTTTAATTTGATCCATGCTCTATGAagaaggggtttaatgcatttgcgtaaagtgtcgtcccagattagcatgtgcagtctgcactggctaatcagggacgacactttctgcctcaacttgatttttgctaagaagtgactgtaaatgaaaaataacataaaagcacaaactgtcgtccctgataagcctgcatggactgcacagactaatttaggatgacactttacgcacatgaagtaaacccctttttcacagagcaaggctcaattaaTAAAGAATCACCTTTATTCAATGTTGAGACAAATACAACATATGGAAATACAAGAGCACCgtataacaggtgccacgctcggctacggatgcatttttgaataaatgaaagctagtcagaattgtttttttgtttttttagaggtcacagtgaccttgacctttgacctagtgaccctaaaatgggtgtggtatgttgaactcatcaaggtgcctctaattatgaagtttcaaagttgaaggtggaagcactttgattttagagcaaatgttaaggttttagcacgacgcggacgtcagacagcggacagcggacgacgagctggctataacaatacctagggttttctccaaaattgccgagctaaaaatgaatccTAAAACTCAgtgagataaataaataaataaataattaaccaACAAATGGTAATTCAGATTGAAATCTTATGTGCTTCCTTTGgtaattttgatgtttttctgtCTTCTTTCTAGTTCTCTTGTCACTTTCATCTGCATAATGTGGAAATAATTTATCGCAAAGAAATTTAAACACACTCTTTCCCAAAAAAAACACCAGATTATGACATCAAATGACTGAGTAAAAGTTCCCTACCTCAACAAACATAGGAAAATCTGTGCCATCTGTAGATCCTTCACCTAATAAAAACTGCACCCCTTTCTTGTCGTAATACACTGTATCTCCATAATAGCACTTGATGTCCGCTGAAAAAAAGACCAACATATACCCTTTGTTATAACATAGGGCTTGTCAAAACTACAACTGTCTTTTTTGTGCCTAAATTACCAGTGCATGCCGCTTTGTCAAGGGGCATAAGCAGTTCAGTTTTATGTTTTACGTTTCTCCAAATAGTCAAGCCAAACATTCAGCCAAAGTGCATAACTGTATAATTCTGAAAAGAGGAGTTATGTCTCTTTTGCAATGCTCTTCAAAATCTCCTCTTATAGTTTTCAAGAAATTTTCTCTACCAAatttacaatacaaaaataaacaaaagcaataattattcttaaaaatcaaagaaaaagttATGGTTCTTTGGCATTGCACATTCTCGTAATGTTATCTTGTTacctttgtaagttttttgtaACCTTTTTAGTTTTCAAGTTATGCTACAGACAAGATTTAAAAGCAAACATTAACAAAAGTGTAAAAAATCTACAAAAGAGAAGTAAGAGTTATGTTTTTTAGCGATGCTCAATTACTAAATGAGATGTAAATACACATGAActttcaacaaaaataaacaaaagacaACATCTCTTAAAGTTGGGGAGCTAGAGTTATGGTTCGAGGCATTTTATGCATGCAAGCGCGCACACGCACGTATGCACACACACTATTAAAACATGTAACAATGACGCTTTAAGATAATAACCTTTCATATTTAAAGAtgtgctccagtaaaaaaagggTTATTACACTGAGCAAGAGATTAGCATCTTGAGCACTCCACACACTATCAATGATATCTacctacctatgaagttttgaagtaaatacctttttaatcattcaatcatgTATGATGCAACATGTTATCAATGATTCATGGGGTTACATGCCATCAATTATATCTGGGACTACATTCTAGATCAATTCTggacataacatttttaaaaaaagaGTCCTGTAAAATATTGTAAATAGATCACATTTACAACACAATACATCAATATCATATACCTAATTCATGCTTATTTTCTACTGTCCCACTACGTGACCGGTTTCCATGCCAATAATGCCTATTTTTCCTCTATTCTGTATTATTTTCTACCTATTTTGaactaaaaataaattgtttagtaGTC from Dreissena polymorpha isolate Duluth1 chromosome 1, UMN_Dpol_1.0, whole genome shotgun sequence carries:
- the LOC127851305 gene encoding peptidyl-prolyl cis-trans isomerase FKBP4-like isoform X1, producing the protein MTSVFRLERHPAGCDMEVGESVDITPDQDGGVIKRLIKKGAGDDYPNTGDTVYFNYIGYTGETVADEFIFDTSERDGHLFKHEVLKGQVIRGFEMGILTMKVGERAILYIKSSYAFGPKGQLPKIPPNISVIFDTEIIRVECQDLSEKEDLSILKKVLIRGKGHGTPNFGGEICADIKCYYGDTVYYDKKGVQFLLGEGSTDGTDFPMFVEDLLICWKCEEIARLYFASHQAYGKKGFPKYNIPPDQNLHFIVKLVKFEQNSDFWEMDNPEKLEKCDSFKQKGNMYFQKEEYPIAAKFYEMMVEYVEHEYCMEGEEEQHRAQIFLNGNLNLAQTYLKMEKFIEAIECCDKAIKSDPNNPKAYYRRGMAQLSCMDHENALKDFQKTYELEPENKAALRKIDECRRAEIECKRKQRENDRRMMSGLGQNQDNGFRGYESGMNDIGDWDNNMAAGMMTLEEESAAFGEIIPETGGNHGIHR
- the LOC127851305 gene encoding peptidyl-prolyl cis-trans isomerase FKBP4-like isoform X2 — its product is MTSVFRLERHPAGCDMEVGESVDITPDQDGGVIKRLIKKGAGDDYPNTGDTVYFNYIGYTGETVADEFIFDTSERDGHLFKHEVLKGQVIRGFEMGILTMKVGERAILYIKSSYAFGPKGQLPKIPPNISVIFDTEIIRVECQDLSEKEDLSILKKVLIRGKGHGTPNFGGEICADIKCYYGDTVYYDKKGVQFLLGEGSTDGTDFPMFVEDLLICWKCEEIARLYFASHQAYGKKGFPKYNIPPDQNLHFIVKLVKFEQNSDFWEMDNPEKLEKCDSFKQKGNMYFQKEEYPIAAKFYEMMVEYVEHEYCMEGEEEQHRAQIFLNGNLNLAQTYLKMEKFIEAIECCDKAIKSDPNNPKAYYRRGMAQLSCMDHENALKDFQKTYELEPENKAALRKIDECRRAEIECKRKQRENDRRMMSGLGQNQNNGATSDGGSSMSD